Proteins encoded together in one Ciona intestinalis chromosome 3, KH, whole genome shotgun sequence window:
- the LOC100179844 gene encoding zinc finger CCCH domain-containing protein 18 isoform X1 — protein MPLLFNNRLAFKQILGSSWYFIGDNLYTMDSPIKKENEKIDETISEVPVLSDAPTIDEKQALLEEDKSDPLIEDAESPAEKMQEEQTLEEQNKEDEDRALDSAEDDVAPLDQNDAIDKSPDQEKEIDATSVEDGKPDTSPDQKDEGVVGSDQENSGIPSPDPVDAADSDKEDGMIVSTKEQLSDDHQEEQLEASDHENVVDRSTEQTVDQEDSPSKSDEVTVKEEYVFDRKSDDNNENKSDEDGPCNAKSNLEQEKDAENDAGIINVKKEAEKVLADGKIEDDESDGEIVDSDKEEDVKEEVRSNSQVDYGLDDVRPEMEQLDYDEDVDELGELGDAPIPQSAEIEKKKVKQEMSDGEIESSDGEIKSDNEEKPKKLPGFCPDDYEDGEMIDPMEGPAVPREICRFFEKGNCTWADRCRFIHPGINDKGGYNLFSDEPKPGPLMHRHEPPPFDPRAPGPMHPPDMMHHPKMETAWERGLRHAKEMRRRAMQRKVQEPDFMRKREIISLNAELNVDRDLDFIAQKPLVEDSRGFNPFDAFDDDDLYAVPPPEELKRLKRFEKSHTRDTDARSPPRRPVEGHRRPESPSRRGREMFPPGHPMHREMHDHRGMERRSPPRHMGMHPHDRPPMFPRDRPPPHELPPHMRGDPGFRPDRGPRMDRDFRDRRMEDMMRERERIDQRRPMDENRLSPSQQRREVESRIVPVGQPGIPGSQFRKQQPDASSAAPPRGDNWSDPWARGRQKKVKEGRGRSSSGSSSSSSGSSRSSSFSSFSSRSSSRSSLSSSFSSSGSSRSPSPTKSTKKVLKKKKANPAKEASNGKSAKVPKAVVKAAPKKVVATQAATKAKVAKPSKPAKPPAAVPSKAKAVPVAPVVPPAPADRGRPAKKQVAKKVKPKKKKTDSSSSSEFSHSDSSASRSRSRSKSKNSSGSESGSSSSDSGSSSSGSSSSSDEDKPKKKVSKTVKGKAATKGPPKNAAPAKVAVPSKGKKDVKMTIINKPQQSATKSGESRKRPAAAISGAKPAAKKGSAIANRRVELLEQLKVVENAILKKRAKLT, from the exons ATGCCCCTTCTGTTTAACAACAGATTGGCATTCAAGCAAATCCTGGGATCTTCATGGT ATTTTATCGGTGACAACTTGTACACCATGGACTCACccataaaaaaggaaaatgagAAAATCGATGAAACCATCTCTGAG GTTCCAGTTTTATCTGATGCTCCAACTATTGATGAAAAGCAAGCCCTACTGGAAGAAGATAAATCGGATCCTTTGATAGAAGATGCAGAAAGTCCTGCTGAGAAGATGCAGGAAGAGCAAACTTTAGAGGAACAGAATAAAGAGGATGAAGATCGTGCACTGGATTCAGCAGAGGATGATGTTGCTCCTTTGGATCAAAATGATGCAATAGATAAATCTCCAGATCAAGAAAAAGAAATAGATGCCACTTCAGTTGAAGACGGAAAACCAGATACATCCCCGGATCAAAAAGATGAAGGAGTAGTAGGATCAGATCAAGAGAATTCAGGGATTCCTTCTCCTGATCCTGTGGATGCTGCAGATTCAGATAAAGAGGATGGAATGATTGTGTCTACAAAAGAACAACTTTCAGATGACCATCAAGAGGAACAATTGGAAGCAAGTGACCATGAGAATGTTGTGGATAGATCAACTGAACAAACAGTAGACCAAGAAGATAGTCCTAGTAAAAGCGATGAAGTTACAGTTAAAGAAGAATATGTTTTTGATAGAAAAAGTGACGATAACAATGAGAATAAATCTGATGAGGATGGTCCATGTAATGCAAAGTCTAACCTTGAACAAGAGAAAGACGCTGAAAATGATGCTGgtattataaatgttaaaaaagagGCTGAGAAAGTTTTGGCTGATGGGAAAATTGAGGATGATGAATCAGATGGTGAAATAG TCGATTCTGATAAAGAGGAAGATGTTAAAGAAGAAGTGAGGAGCAACTCCCAGGTTGATTATGGACTCGATGATGTGAGGCCAGAGATGGAGCAGCTCGACTATGATGAAGATGTTGATGAATTGGGGGAGTTGGGAGATGCCCCTATACCACAATCTGCTGAA ATTGAGAAGAAAAAAGTGAAGCAAGAAATGTCAGATGGAGAG ATTGAGTCAAGTGATGGTGAAATTAAAAGTGACAATGAAGAGAAA CCAAAGAAACTACCAGGGTTTTGTCCGGATGATTATGAAGATGGGGAGATGATTGACCCCATGG AGGGTCCTGCGGTTCCAAGAGAGATTTGCAGGTTCTTTGAAAAAGGAAACTGTACATGGGCAGATAGGTGTCGATTCATACATCCTGGTATTAATGATAAAG GCGGTTATAACTTGTTTTCCGATGAACCAAAACCGGGACCTCTCATGCACCGACATGAACCTCCACCATTTGACCCAAGG GCACCTGGACCAATGCATCCACCTGATATGATGCACCACCCAAAGATGGAAACAGCTTGGGAACGAGGTCTTAGACATGCTAAAGAA ATGAGAAGGCGTGCCATGCAACGCAAAGTCCAGGAGCCTGACTTTATGAGAAAACGTGAAATTATTTCACTGAACGCGGAACTTAATGTGGATCGAGATTTAGATTTCATCGCTCAGAAGCCACTTGTGGAAGACTCAAg AGGATTTAATCCGTTCGATGCTTTCGATGATGATGATCTCTATGCTGTTCCACCACCGGAGGAGCTGAAGAGACTGAAAAGATTTGAAAAGTCGCATACGAGGGACACTGATGCAAGGTCTCCACCAAGAAGA CCAGTGGAAGGACACAGGCGTCCTGAATCTCCATCACGAAGAGGAAGAGAGATGTTTCCTCCAGGTCATCCAATGCACCGAGAGATGCACGATCATAGAGGGATGGAACGAAG AAGCCCACCCCGACACATGGGTATGCACCCCCATGATCGACCCCCTATGTTCCCTCGGGACCGCCCCCCACCCCATGAACTTCCCCCACACATGAGGGGTGATCCTGGCTTCCGACCGGATCGAGGTCCAAGGATGGATCGCGACTTCAGGGATCGCAGGATGGAGGACATGATGAG AGAAAGAGAGCGAATAGACCAAAGAAGGCCAATGGATGAAAATAGACTTTCACCAAGCCAGCAAAG ACGAGAGGTTGAGAGTCGTATTGTACCAGTTGGTCAACCAGGAATACCCGGCAGTCAGTTTCGTAAACAACAACCAG ATGCTTCTTCTGCTGCACCCCCGCGAGGTGATAACTGGAGTGACCCCTGGGCAAGAGGTCGTCAGAAAAAGGTCAAGGAGGGTCGGGGTCGAAGTTCATCAGGCTCGTCTTCCTCCAGCTCAGGATCCTCCAG atCTTCATCATTTTCATCTTTTTCAAGTCGGTCATCCTCCAGATCTTCGTTATCAAG TTCCTTCAGTAGTTCTGGTTCAAGTAGATCTCCATCTCCAACCAAATCAACTaagaaagttttaaagaagaaaaaggcaaacCCAGCAAAAGAAG CATCCAATGGAAAATCTGCCAAAGTTCCTAAAGCAGTTGTGAAGGCAGCACCTAAGAAAGTAGTTGCAACTCAAGCAGCAACTAAAGCTAAAGTTGCCAAACCTTCGAAACCTGCAAAACCTCCAGCTGCTGTACCTTCAAAAGCaaag gcTGTACCTGTTGCACCAGTTGTACCTCCTGCACCAGCAGACCGTGGTAGACCTGCTAAGAAACAAGTTGCAAAGAAAGTAAAACcaaagaaaaa AAAAACTGACAGTTCAAGCAGTAGTGAGTTTTCCCACTCTGATAGTTCTGCATCTCGTTCAAGGTCAAGATCTAAAAGCAAAAACTCTTCCGGAAGTGAATCTGGAAGCAGCTCTTCAG acTCAGGAAGTTCATCATCTGGTTCTTCTTCCTCATCTGACGAGGATAAACCAAAGAAGAAAGTTTCAAAGACAGTGAAGG GAAAAGCAGCAACTAAAGGCCCTCCCAAGAATGCAGCACCAGCTAAAGTAGCCGTTCCATCAAAGGGGAAGAAAGATGTAAAGATGACAATTATAAACAAG cCACAGCAATCCGCAACAAAAAGTGGAGAGAGCAG aaaacgCCCTGCAGCTGCCATTTCGGGAGCAAAACCTGCTGCTAAGAAAGGTTCTGCTATTGCTAATAGAAGAGTTGAGTTGCTGGAACAACTGAAGGTTGTTGAGAATGCTATCTTAAAGAAGAGAGCGAAGCTAACTTGA
- the LOC100179844 gene encoding zinc finger CCCH domain-containing protein 18 isoform X2: MDSPIKKENEKIDETISEVPVLSDAPTIDEKQALLEEDKSDPLIEDAESPAEKMQEEQTLEEQNKEDEDRALDSAEDDVAPLDQNDAIDKSPDQEKEIDATSVEDGKPDTSPDQKDEGVVGSDQENSGIPSPDPVDAADSDKEDGMIVSTKEQLSDDHQEEQLEASDHENVVDRSTEQTVDQEDSPSKSDEVTVKEEYVFDRKSDDNNENKSDEDGPCNAKSNLEQEKDAENDAGIINVKKEAEKVLADGKIEDDESDGEIVDSDKEEDVKEEVRSNSQVDYGLDDVRPEMEQLDYDEDVDELGELGDAPIPQSAEIEKKKVKQEMSDGEIESSDGEIKSDNEEKPKKLPGFCPDDYEDGEMIDPMEGPAVPREICRFFEKGNCTWADRCRFIHPGINDKGGYNLFSDEPKPGPLMHRHEPPPFDPRAPGPMHPPDMMHHPKMETAWERGLRHAKEMRRRAMQRKVQEPDFMRKREIISLNAELNVDRDLDFIAQKPLVEDSRGFNPFDAFDDDDLYAVPPPEELKRLKRFEKSHTRDTDARSPPRRPVEGHRRPESPSRRGREMFPPGHPMHREMHDHRGMERRSPPRHMGMHPHDRPPMFPRDRPPPHELPPHMRGDPGFRPDRGPRMDRDFRDRRMEDMMRERERIDQRRPMDENRLSPSQQRREVESRIVPVGQPGIPGSQFRKQQPDASSAAPPRGDNWSDPWARGRQKKVKEGRGRSSSGSSSSSSGSSRSSSFSSFSSRSSSRSSLSSSFSSSGSSRSPSPTKSTKKVLKKKKANPAKEASNGKSAKVPKAVVKAAPKKVVATQAATKAKVAKPSKPAKPPAAVPSKAKAVPVAPVVPPAPADRGRPAKKQVAKKVKPKKKKTDSSSSSEFSHSDSSASRSRSRSKSKNSSGSESGSSSSDSGSSSSGSSSSSDEDKPKKKVSKTVKGKAATKGPPKNAAPAKVAVPSKGKKDVKMTIINKPQQSATKSGESRKRPAAAISGAKPAAKKGSAIANRRVELLEQLKVVENAILKKRAKLT, translated from the exons ATGGACTCACccataaaaaaggaaaatgagAAAATCGATGAAACCATCTCTGAG GTTCCAGTTTTATCTGATGCTCCAACTATTGATGAAAAGCAAGCCCTACTGGAAGAAGATAAATCGGATCCTTTGATAGAAGATGCAGAAAGTCCTGCTGAGAAGATGCAGGAAGAGCAAACTTTAGAGGAACAGAATAAAGAGGATGAAGATCGTGCACTGGATTCAGCAGAGGATGATGTTGCTCCTTTGGATCAAAATGATGCAATAGATAAATCTCCAGATCAAGAAAAAGAAATAGATGCCACTTCAGTTGAAGACGGAAAACCAGATACATCCCCGGATCAAAAAGATGAAGGAGTAGTAGGATCAGATCAAGAGAATTCAGGGATTCCTTCTCCTGATCCTGTGGATGCTGCAGATTCAGATAAAGAGGATGGAATGATTGTGTCTACAAAAGAACAACTTTCAGATGACCATCAAGAGGAACAATTGGAAGCAAGTGACCATGAGAATGTTGTGGATAGATCAACTGAACAAACAGTAGACCAAGAAGATAGTCCTAGTAAAAGCGATGAAGTTACAGTTAAAGAAGAATATGTTTTTGATAGAAAAAGTGACGATAACAATGAGAATAAATCTGATGAGGATGGTCCATGTAATGCAAAGTCTAACCTTGAACAAGAGAAAGACGCTGAAAATGATGCTGgtattataaatgttaaaaaagagGCTGAGAAAGTTTTGGCTGATGGGAAAATTGAGGATGATGAATCAGATGGTGAAATAG TCGATTCTGATAAAGAGGAAGATGTTAAAGAAGAAGTGAGGAGCAACTCCCAGGTTGATTATGGACTCGATGATGTGAGGCCAGAGATGGAGCAGCTCGACTATGATGAAGATGTTGATGAATTGGGGGAGTTGGGAGATGCCCCTATACCACAATCTGCTGAA ATTGAGAAGAAAAAAGTGAAGCAAGAAATGTCAGATGGAGAG ATTGAGTCAAGTGATGGTGAAATTAAAAGTGACAATGAAGAGAAA CCAAAGAAACTACCAGGGTTTTGTCCGGATGATTATGAAGATGGGGAGATGATTGACCCCATGG AGGGTCCTGCGGTTCCAAGAGAGATTTGCAGGTTCTTTGAAAAAGGAAACTGTACATGGGCAGATAGGTGTCGATTCATACATCCTGGTATTAATGATAAAG GCGGTTATAACTTGTTTTCCGATGAACCAAAACCGGGACCTCTCATGCACCGACATGAACCTCCACCATTTGACCCAAGG GCACCTGGACCAATGCATCCACCTGATATGATGCACCACCCAAAGATGGAAACAGCTTGGGAACGAGGTCTTAGACATGCTAAAGAA ATGAGAAGGCGTGCCATGCAACGCAAAGTCCAGGAGCCTGACTTTATGAGAAAACGTGAAATTATTTCACTGAACGCGGAACTTAATGTGGATCGAGATTTAGATTTCATCGCTCAGAAGCCACTTGTGGAAGACTCAAg AGGATTTAATCCGTTCGATGCTTTCGATGATGATGATCTCTATGCTGTTCCACCACCGGAGGAGCTGAAGAGACTGAAAAGATTTGAAAAGTCGCATACGAGGGACACTGATGCAAGGTCTCCACCAAGAAGA CCAGTGGAAGGACACAGGCGTCCTGAATCTCCATCACGAAGAGGAAGAGAGATGTTTCCTCCAGGTCATCCAATGCACCGAGAGATGCACGATCATAGAGGGATGGAACGAAG AAGCCCACCCCGACACATGGGTATGCACCCCCATGATCGACCCCCTATGTTCCCTCGGGACCGCCCCCCACCCCATGAACTTCCCCCACACATGAGGGGTGATCCTGGCTTCCGACCGGATCGAGGTCCAAGGATGGATCGCGACTTCAGGGATCGCAGGATGGAGGACATGATGAG AGAAAGAGAGCGAATAGACCAAAGAAGGCCAATGGATGAAAATAGACTTTCACCAAGCCAGCAAAG ACGAGAGGTTGAGAGTCGTATTGTACCAGTTGGTCAACCAGGAATACCCGGCAGTCAGTTTCGTAAACAACAACCAG ATGCTTCTTCTGCTGCACCCCCGCGAGGTGATAACTGGAGTGACCCCTGGGCAAGAGGTCGTCAGAAAAAGGTCAAGGAGGGTCGGGGTCGAAGTTCATCAGGCTCGTCTTCCTCCAGCTCAGGATCCTCCAG atCTTCATCATTTTCATCTTTTTCAAGTCGGTCATCCTCCAGATCTTCGTTATCAAG TTCCTTCAGTAGTTCTGGTTCAAGTAGATCTCCATCTCCAACCAAATCAACTaagaaagttttaaagaagaaaaaggcaaacCCAGCAAAAGAAG CATCCAATGGAAAATCTGCCAAAGTTCCTAAAGCAGTTGTGAAGGCAGCACCTAAGAAAGTAGTTGCAACTCAAGCAGCAACTAAAGCTAAAGTTGCCAAACCTTCGAAACCTGCAAAACCTCCAGCTGCTGTACCTTCAAAAGCaaag gcTGTACCTGTTGCACCAGTTGTACCTCCTGCACCAGCAGACCGTGGTAGACCTGCTAAGAAACAAGTTGCAAAGAAAGTAAAACcaaagaaaaa AAAAACTGACAGTTCAAGCAGTAGTGAGTTTTCCCACTCTGATAGTTCTGCATCTCGTTCAAGGTCAAGATCTAAAAGCAAAAACTCTTCCGGAAGTGAATCTGGAAGCAGCTCTTCAG acTCAGGAAGTTCATCATCTGGTTCTTCTTCCTCATCTGACGAGGATAAACCAAAGAAGAAAGTTTCAAAGACAGTGAAGG GAAAAGCAGCAACTAAAGGCCCTCCCAAGAATGCAGCACCAGCTAAAGTAGCCGTTCCATCAAAGGGGAAGAAAGATGTAAAGATGACAATTATAAACAAG cCACAGCAATCCGCAACAAAAAGTGGAGAGAGCAG aaaacgCCCTGCAGCTGCCATTTCGGGAGCAAAACCTGCTGCTAAGAAAGGTTCTGCTATTGCTAATAGAAGAGTTGAGTTGCTGGAACAACTGAAGGTTGTTGAGAATGCTATCTTAAAGAAGAGAGCGAAGCTAACTTGA
- the LOC100179844 gene encoding zinc finger CCCH domain-containing protein 18 isoform X3 — translation MPLLFNNRLAFKQILGSSWYFIGDNLYTMDSPIKKENEKIDETISEVPVLSDAPTIDEKQALLEEDKSDPLIEDAESPAEKMQEEQTLEEQNKEDEDRALDSAEDDVAPLDQNDAIDKSPDQEKEIDATSVEDGKPDTSPDQKDEGVVGSDQENSGIPSPDPVDAADSDKEDGMIVSTKEQLSDDHQEEQLEASDHENVVDRSTEQTVDQEDSPSKSDEVTVKEEYVFDRKSDDNNENKSDEDGPCNAKSNLEQEKDAENDAGIINVKKEAEKVLADGKIEDDESDGEIVDSDKEEDVKEEVRSNSQVDYGLDDVRPEMEQLDYDEDVDELGELGDAPIPQSAEIEKKKVKQEMSDGEIESSDGEIKSDNEEKPKKLPGFCPDDYEDGEMIDPMEGPAVPREICRFFEKGNCTWADRCRFIHPGINDKGGYNLFSDEPKPGPLMHRHEPPPFDPRAPGPMHPPDMMHHPKMETAWERGLRHAKEMRRRAMQRKVQEPDFMRKREIISLNAELNVDRDLDFIAQKPLVEDSRGFNPFDAFDDDDLYAVPPPEELKRLKRFEKSHTRDTDARSPPRRPVEGHRRPESPSRRGREMFPPGHPMHREMHDHRGMERRSPPRHMGMHPHDRPPMFPRDRPPPHELPPHMRGDPGFRPDRGPRMDRDFRDRRMEDMMRERERIDQRRPMDENRLSPSQQRREVESRIVPVGQPGIPGSQFRKQQPDASSAAPPRGDNWSDPWARGRQKKVKEGRGRSSSGSSSSSSGSSRSSSFSSFSSRSSSRSSLSSSFSSSGSSRSPSPTKSTKKVLKKKKANPAKEASNGKSAKVPKAVVKAAPKKVVATQAATKAKVAKPSKPAKPPAAVPSKAKAVPVAPVVPPAPADRGRPAKKQVAKKVKPKKKKLTVQAVVSFPTLIVLHLVQGQDLKAKTLPEVNLEAALQTQEVHHLVLLPHLTRINQRRKFQRQ, via the exons ATGCCCCTTCTGTTTAACAACAGATTGGCATTCAAGCAAATCCTGGGATCTTCATGGT ATTTTATCGGTGACAACTTGTACACCATGGACTCACccataaaaaaggaaaatgagAAAATCGATGAAACCATCTCTGAG GTTCCAGTTTTATCTGATGCTCCAACTATTGATGAAAAGCAAGCCCTACTGGAAGAAGATAAATCGGATCCTTTGATAGAAGATGCAGAAAGTCCTGCTGAGAAGATGCAGGAAGAGCAAACTTTAGAGGAACAGAATAAAGAGGATGAAGATCGTGCACTGGATTCAGCAGAGGATGATGTTGCTCCTTTGGATCAAAATGATGCAATAGATAAATCTCCAGATCAAGAAAAAGAAATAGATGCCACTTCAGTTGAAGACGGAAAACCAGATACATCCCCGGATCAAAAAGATGAAGGAGTAGTAGGATCAGATCAAGAGAATTCAGGGATTCCTTCTCCTGATCCTGTGGATGCTGCAGATTCAGATAAAGAGGATGGAATGATTGTGTCTACAAAAGAACAACTTTCAGATGACCATCAAGAGGAACAATTGGAAGCAAGTGACCATGAGAATGTTGTGGATAGATCAACTGAACAAACAGTAGACCAAGAAGATAGTCCTAGTAAAAGCGATGAAGTTACAGTTAAAGAAGAATATGTTTTTGATAGAAAAAGTGACGATAACAATGAGAATAAATCTGATGAGGATGGTCCATGTAATGCAAAGTCTAACCTTGAACAAGAGAAAGACGCTGAAAATGATGCTGgtattataaatgttaaaaaagagGCTGAGAAAGTTTTGGCTGATGGGAAAATTGAGGATGATGAATCAGATGGTGAAATAG TCGATTCTGATAAAGAGGAAGATGTTAAAGAAGAAGTGAGGAGCAACTCCCAGGTTGATTATGGACTCGATGATGTGAGGCCAGAGATGGAGCAGCTCGACTATGATGAAGATGTTGATGAATTGGGGGAGTTGGGAGATGCCCCTATACCACAATCTGCTGAA ATTGAGAAGAAAAAAGTGAAGCAAGAAATGTCAGATGGAGAG ATTGAGTCAAGTGATGGTGAAATTAAAAGTGACAATGAAGAGAAA CCAAAGAAACTACCAGGGTTTTGTCCGGATGATTATGAAGATGGGGAGATGATTGACCCCATGG AGGGTCCTGCGGTTCCAAGAGAGATTTGCAGGTTCTTTGAAAAAGGAAACTGTACATGGGCAGATAGGTGTCGATTCATACATCCTGGTATTAATGATAAAG GCGGTTATAACTTGTTTTCCGATGAACCAAAACCGGGACCTCTCATGCACCGACATGAACCTCCACCATTTGACCCAAGG GCACCTGGACCAATGCATCCACCTGATATGATGCACCACCCAAAGATGGAAACAGCTTGGGAACGAGGTCTTAGACATGCTAAAGAA ATGAGAAGGCGTGCCATGCAACGCAAAGTCCAGGAGCCTGACTTTATGAGAAAACGTGAAATTATTTCACTGAACGCGGAACTTAATGTGGATCGAGATTTAGATTTCATCGCTCAGAAGCCACTTGTGGAAGACTCAAg AGGATTTAATCCGTTCGATGCTTTCGATGATGATGATCTCTATGCTGTTCCACCACCGGAGGAGCTGAAGAGACTGAAAAGATTTGAAAAGTCGCATACGAGGGACACTGATGCAAGGTCTCCACCAAGAAGA CCAGTGGAAGGACACAGGCGTCCTGAATCTCCATCACGAAGAGGAAGAGAGATGTTTCCTCCAGGTCATCCAATGCACCGAGAGATGCACGATCATAGAGGGATGGAACGAAG AAGCCCACCCCGACACATGGGTATGCACCCCCATGATCGACCCCCTATGTTCCCTCGGGACCGCCCCCCACCCCATGAACTTCCCCCACACATGAGGGGTGATCCTGGCTTCCGACCGGATCGAGGTCCAAGGATGGATCGCGACTTCAGGGATCGCAGGATGGAGGACATGATGAG AGAAAGAGAGCGAATAGACCAAAGAAGGCCAATGGATGAAAATAGACTTTCACCAAGCCAGCAAAG ACGAGAGGTTGAGAGTCGTATTGTACCAGTTGGTCAACCAGGAATACCCGGCAGTCAGTTTCGTAAACAACAACCAG ATGCTTCTTCTGCTGCACCCCCGCGAGGTGATAACTGGAGTGACCCCTGGGCAAGAGGTCGTCAGAAAAAGGTCAAGGAGGGTCGGGGTCGAAGTTCATCAGGCTCGTCTTCCTCCAGCTCAGGATCCTCCAG atCTTCATCATTTTCATCTTTTTCAAGTCGGTCATCCTCCAGATCTTCGTTATCAAG TTCCTTCAGTAGTTCTGGTTCAAGTAGATCTCCATCTCCAACCAAATCAACTaagaaagttttaaagaagaaaaaggcaaacCCAGCAAAAGAAG CATCCAATGGAAAATCTGCCAAAGTTCCTAAAGCAGTTGTGAAGGCAGCACCTAAGAAAGTAGTTGCAACTCAAGCAGCAACTAAAGCTAAAGTTGCCAAACCTTCGAAACCTGCAAAACCTCCAGCTGCTGTACCTTCAAAAGCaaag gcTGTACCTGTTGCACCAGTTGTACCTCCTGCACCAGCAGACCGTGGTAGACCTGCTAAGAAACAAGTTGCAAAGAAAGTAAAACcaaagaaaa AAAAACTGACAGTTCAAGCAGTAGTGAGTTTTCCCACTCTGATAGTTCTGCATCTCGTTCAAGGTCAAGATCTAAAAGCAAAAACTCTTCCGGAAGTGAATCTGGAAGCAGCTCTTCAG acTCAGGAAGTTCATCATCTGGTTCTTCTTCCTCATCTGACGAGGATAAACCAAAGAAGAAAGTTTCAAAGACAGTGA